The following coding sequences lie in one Aspergillus puulaauensis MK2 DNA, chromosome 3, nearly complete sequence genomic window:
- a CDS encoding uncharacterized protein (COG:S;~EggNog:ENOG410PT9Y;~TransMembrane:1 (o449-471i)): protein MTSHGVSKHGRYERLLRKHRLDTRANGGQEPTVVGDQPATPGQTARPKNLHEGWAALREKRQQGDSPSNIPVLPNPQTMDTADSDPVPTTATEKAPAAEPTSISDSNQEAAQAPTTTDSGDALTTVTAVTKVTTIVPYPTEDATADSVTEEAATGTATDEDVTEPAFEPTSTLTNLQMAAAAETASNTDTPAEQTSAEASTEAATEPGNESGKEPAEQPATAPSPTESASAATPTAATTEDPTESAIDGSSVAESLSEAATEAIGILTSLSSDIASITASTNDIPPTSDPNSTPTASATVTASDSIISRPSDSTNNTPDFIGSSLHLATAMASPQSPSETSTQSILGIASSSNSSSSSDTNTDSTDSTTASTPTSSVTCPTTTTASNTFDTSDTSYSDSPSYTSSGWGSGNSNSGGGDRNSDNTGASPGSNSSSDSGSGSISPQTTGRIVGGVVGGVAGASIIFVLIWFLLRRRRKTGFFFGSPANRSIADDGGGGGLIGPVASPRREMVSRDSNKDSMFGATYFAPAFMKRWRQSQMSTGEESLASTAPSSERGFQKVSGRKLPTGMHPDDFDYSSSYGGGSFLEAGSPTDPTPDLSPTLPPVIPRSGFPSHQPPPPSNPFSAPLDSRYTREAPEEDVVVMRPSPARIPTSGSANATTWTEGTARTSGMPMAFPMPPSGSGPIAIPKRPDALGRSHPSYDGSRGSRFTESL from the coding sequence ATGACCAGCCATGGTGTTTCCAAACATGGCCGTTACGAACGTTTACTGAGGAAGCATCGTTTAGATACACGGGCAAATGGCGGCCAGGAACCAACGGTAGTTGGTGATCAACCTGCCACCCCGGGACAAACAGCACGGCCCAAGAACCTACATGAGGGCTGGGCAGCACTCCGTGAGAAGCGACAACAGGGCGATAGTCCGTCAAACATACCAGTGTTACCCAATCCGCAAACTATGGACACCGCCGACTCTGACCCGGTACCCACTACGGCTACGGAGAAAGCACCTGCTGCTGAGCCGACGAGCATTTCCGATTCAAATCAGGAGGCAGCACAGGCCCCCACGACGACAGATTCTGGCGACGCACTAACCACGGTGACCGCGGTGACGAAGGTAACCACAATCGTTCCGTATCCCACTGAAGATGCAACCGCAGACTCGGTCACAGAAGAAGCGGCTACGGGCACAGCCACAGATGAAGACGTCACAGAGCCTGCCTTTGAACCGACGTCGACGTTGACGAACCTTCAAATGGCGGCTGCTGCCGAAACCGCGTCGAACACGGACACTCCCGCCGAACAGACTTCTGCAGAGGCGTCGACAGAGGCCGCCACAGAGCCTGGGAATGAGTCTGGTAAAGAGCCGGCGGAACAGCCCGCGACGGCTCCATCACCAACCGAGTCGGCTTCtgcagcaacaccaacagctgcaacaaCGGAGGACCCAACGGAATCCGCGATTGACGGTTCATCAGTGGCAGAATCGCTGTCAGAGGCCGCGACTGAGGCTATTGGGATACTTACCTCGCTTTCATCGGATATTGCAAGTATAACCGCCTCGACGAACGACATACCACCTACTTCCGACCCTAACTCTACCCCGACAGCCTCTGCAACTGTCACTGCATCTGATTCTATTATTAGCCGACCTTCCGATTCCACAAACAATACCCCCGATTTCATAGGCTCGAGCTTGCATCTTGCGACTGCTATGGCCTCACCCCAGTCGCCTTCTGAAACTAGCACCCAATCTATTTTGGGCATTGCCTCAAGCTCCAACTCCAGTTCTAGTTCTGATACAAACACCGACTCCACCGACTCCACCACTGCCTCTACGCCAACCTCATCCGTAACTTGTCCTACGACTACAACCGCTTCTAATACGTTTGATACGTCAGATACCTCATACTCCGATTCACCTTCTTACACTAGCTCCGGTTGGGGCTCTGGAAATAGTAATAGCGGCGGCGGTGACAGAAACTCAGACAACACAGGAGCCTCACCCGGTTCTAATAGTTCGTCTGACTCAGGGTCCGGCTCAATAAGCCCCCAAACCACGGGTAGAATCGTCGGAGGGGTCGTTGGCGGTGTAGCAGGCGCTTCTATCATATTCGTGCTAATCTGGTTCCTGCTCCGACGACGCAGAAAGaccggcttcttcttcggctcaCCCGCCAACAGGTCAATCGCAGATgacggaggtggagggggtCTTATCGGACCGGTAGCCTCCCCTAGGAGAGAAATGGTTTCGCGTGACTCAAATAAAGACAGCATGTTCGGAGCCACGTACTTTGCTCCAGCATTCATGAAACGCTGGCGACAGTCGCAAATGTCCACCGGCGAAGAAAGCCTCGCGAGTACAGCCCCATCAAGCGAGCGCGGCTTCCAGAAGGTCTCCGGCCGCAAACTCCCAACCGGCATGCACCCGGACGATTTCGACTATAGCAGTAGCTATGGCGGCGGAAGCTTCCTGGAAGCAGGATCACCCACGGACCCAACACCTGACCTCAGCCCAACCCTTCCACCAGTTATCCCGCGATCTGGGTTCCCATCACACcagccaccaccgccatcaAATCCGTTCAGCGCGCCACTTGATTCGAGGTACACCCGCGAAGCGCCAGAAGAGGACGTTGTCGTGATGCGACCCTCGCCCGCGCGGATACCAACATCAGGTTCAGCAAATGCGACGACGTGGACAGAAGGCACCGCGCGGACGTCCGGGATGCCCATGGCGTTCCCCATGCCGCcgtctggctctggcccGATCGCGATACCGAAACGGCCGGACGCGCTGGGGCGAAGTCACCCGAGTTACGATGGGAGTCGGGGCAGTCGGTTTACGGAGAGTTTATGA
- the eb1 gene encoding microtubule-binding protein BIM1 (BUSCO:EOG09264KO7;~COG:Z;~EggNog:ENOG410PUQ7;~InterPro:IPR004953,IPR027328,IPR036133,IPR001715, IPR042180,IPR036872;~PFAM:PF00307,PF03271;~go_function: GO:0005515 - protein binding [Evidence IEA];~go_function: GO:0008017 - microtubule binding [Evidence IEA]) produces the protein MGESRQELLAWLNNLLQLNLTKIEQCGTGAALCQVFDSIFMDIPMSRVKFNVNTEYAYLQNFKVLQNVFARHQVDKPIPVESLSKCRMQDNLEFLQWTKRYWDQHYPGGDYDALARRKASGGAPTGGSRAGATSASSARRGTTPTVGRARPAAAGGASSAGVAALQAELTSTKDAIGGLEKERDFYFAKLRDIELLLQNAVEADPELEKDDDSLVKHIQGILYSTEEGFEIPAEGEASEELETF, from the exons ATGGGCGAGTCTAG ACAAGAACTGCTGGCATGGCTTAACAACCTGCTCCAGCTGAATTTGACCAAAATCGAACAGTGCGGAACCGG AGCTGCACTATGTCAGGTTTTCGATTCCATATTCA TGGACATCCCCATGTCCCGGGTAAAATTCAACGTCAACACGGAATACGCCTATCTTCAGAACTTCAAGGTTCTTCAGA ACGTCTTTGCGCGTCACCAGGTCGACAAGCCGATCCCCGTCGAGTCACTCTCTAAATGCCGCATGCAGGATAACCTGGAGTTCCTCCAGTGGACAAAGAGGTACTGGGACCAACATTATCCGGGCGGAGACTACGATGCGCTCGCTCGCCGAAAGGCCTCCGGAGGAGCCCCTACGGGCGGTTCTCGTGCTGGCGCGACCTCTGCCAGCAGTGCCCGTCGTGGAACCACTCCTACCGTCGGACGTGCCCgacctgctgctgctggaggagccTCCTCTGCCGGCGTGGCTGCGCTGCAGGCAGAGCTGACTTCGACCAAGGACGCAATTGGTGGATTGGAGAAGGAGCGCGACTTCTACTTTGCTAAGCTCCGGGATATTGAGCTGCTTCTCCAGAACGCCGTTGAGGCGGACCCAGAACTagagaaggatgatgatTCACTGGTGAAACACATCCAGGGCATCCTTTACTCGACAGAG GAAGGGTTTGAGATCCCTGCTGAGGGCGAAGCGagtgaggagctggagacgTTTTGA
- a CDS encoding F-box/WD repeat-containing protein (COG:S;~EggNog:ENOG410PJ7H;~InterPro:IPR001810,IPR036322,IPR015943,IPR001680, IPR036047,IPR019775,IPR020472,IPR017986;~PFAM:PF00400,PF12937;~go_function: GO:0005515 - protein binding [Evidence IEA]), whose amino-acid sequence MGPRDNAPTVSHRRRPSLSFKPRPRVATVSAVSTTSTSALGHDSWNDLSLVDSGDAMADAVLEDVNHFPEPAHRRRGAKSFSSLRHPVDGLRALGRRLSVTIRDKSSRTLTHADHNGTIHDGQEHNFDRRNSVEGFSIPLPIPGNGIEPPVLPDHIHSGAAARAAAAAQNEMVRRVEHMKLTPDSESGIGIILQDRADFSDFESDLVRRDPLAFFPTEIMSQVLSYLDPESLMSSGLVSRAWSEQASSQHIWRHAFRTCYGTRRPAGAGARKAPSAGLSKDTFTQDWKKLYLVRRTLENRWKEGKAAAIYLQGHTDSVYCVQFDEDKIITGSRDQTIRVWDAHYPWPCRKVIGPPPANVSHTGPVQDLEQQASGKSPFLTIRPPPTPVAEIWDPQQEPAEYHSASVLCLEFDDEIMVTGSSDHSCIVWDVKNDYLPICRLEGHTAGVLDVCFDDRYIVSCSKDHTICVWNRHTGALVKRLLGHRGPVNAVQLRGDLIVSASGDGVAKLWNIASGLCVKEFASKDRGLACVEFSDDARTVLTGGNDQAIYQFDANTGQLVKEIEGHTGLVRSLHLDSMNQRIVSGSYDTSVKVFDAQTGELTIDFPGWTTSWMLSVKSDYRRILATSQDSRAVIMDFGYGIDGIDLLEE is encoded by the exons ATGGGTCCGCGAGATAATGCCCCTACTGTCTCCCACCGACGTCGCCCGTCCCTATCGTTCAAACCCCGACCGCGGGTCGCGACCGTCTCAGCGGTGTCTACCACATCGACCTCGGCATTGGGACATGACTCGTGGAATGACTTGTCCCTTGTGGACTCGGGAGATGCTATGGCAGATGCCGTTTTGGAAGATGTGAACCACTTCCCCGAGCCGGCCCATCGGCGTCGCGGGGCAAAGAGCTTCTCGAGTCTCCGCCACCCGGTGGATGGACTGCGTGCGCTTGGCCGCCGTCTGTCAGTCACGATCCGCGACAAGTCATCGCGCACGCTCACTCATGCCGATCATAATGGGACTATCCACGATGGCCAGGAACATAACTTCGATCGCCGCAACAGTGTTGAAGGCTTCTCGATCCCGCTTCCAATTCCCGGCAACGGAATCGAGCCTCCAGTCCTGCCCGACCATATCCACTCTGGTGCTGCCGctcgcgctgctgctgcggctcaGAATGAAATGGTACGCAGGGTGGAGCATATGAAGCTGACTCCAGACTCGGAGAGTGGCATTGGCATCATCCTACAGGATCGTGCTGATTTTTCGGACTTCGAATCGGACCTCGTTCGTCGTGACCCCTTGGCGTTCTTTCCCACGGAAATCATGTCTCAGGTTCTTTCATATCTCGACCCTGAGTCTTTGATGAGTAGTGGATTGGTTTCGCGTGCTTGGAGTGAGCAGGCCTCCTCCCAACATATTTGGCGTCATGCGTTCCGCACTTGCTACGGTACACGCCGCCCTGCAGGTGCTGGAGCTAGGAAAGCCCCCTCTGCTGGACTCAGCAAGGATACATTTACTCAGGATTGGAAGAAGCTTTACCTCGTCCGCCGTACCTTGGAGAATCGGTGGAAGGAGGGCAAAGCCGCAGCAATCTACCTTCAGGGGCACACAGACAGCGTCTATTGTGTCCAATTCGATGA GGACAAGATCATTACTGGCTCCCGCGATCAGACAATCCGCGTCTGGGACGCTCATTACCCATGGCCGTGCCGTAAGGTTATTGGGCCACCCCCTGCAAACGTCTCCCACACCGGTCCGGTTCAGGatctggagcagcaggcGTCGGGCAAGTCGCCCTTTCTTACCATTCGCCCTCCTCCGACTCCTGTCGCTGAGATCTGGGATCCGCAGCAGGAACCAGCAGAGTACCACAGTGCATCTGTTTTGTGCCTCGAGTTTGACGATGAAATCATGGTTACCGGGTCTTCTGACCATTCCTGCATTGTCTGGGATGTCAAGAACGATTACCTACCAATTTGTCGCCTCGAGGGGCATACAGCTGGTGTTCTGGACGTCTGCTTTGATGATCGCTATATCGTCTCTTGTTCCAAGGACCACACAATTTGTGTTTGGAATAGACACACCGGTGCTCTGGTGAAGAGGCTGCTCGGCCACCGTGGACCAGTCAATGCTGTCCAGCTCCGTGGCGATCTGATAGTGTCTGCGAGCGGAGACGGCGTCGCCAAGTTGTGGAACATTGCGTCTGGTCTCTGTGTCAAGGAGTTTGCCAGCAAGGATAGGGGACTTGCGTGTGTTGAATTCAGCGACGATGCACGGACTGTTCTCACCGGTGGAAACGACCAGGCGATCTATCAGTTCGATGCCAATACCGGCCAACTGGTTAAAGAGATCGAAGGTCACACCGGGTTGGTTCGGTCCCTGCATCTTGATAGCATGAATCAGCGGATTGTCAGTGGGAGCTACGATACGAGCGTCAAGGTCTTTGACGCTCAGACCGGAGAGCTCACGATTGATTTCCCCGGCTGGACTACCAGCTGGATGTTGAGTGTGAAATCGGATTATAGACGGATTCTTGCTACAAGCCAGGACTCCCGTGCGGTTATTATGGACTTTGGCTATGGCATAGACGGCATAGATTTATTGGAAGAGTAG
- a CDS encoding NAD(P)-dependent alcohol dehydrogenase (COG:Q;~EggNog:ENOG410PG90;~InterPro:IPR013154,IPR013149,IPR002328,IPR036291, IPR011032;~PFAM:PF00107,PF08240;~go_function: GO:0008270 - zinc ion binding [Evidence IEA];~go_function: GO:0016491 - oxidoreductase activity [Evidence IEA];~go_process: GO:0055114 - oxidation-reduction process [Evidence IEA]), whose translation MPYPEEAEGFQVDSPNTYTDFKKRSFKLKPFGDYDVDIKIEACGVCGSDVHTISGGWGSQKFPLCVGHEIIGRAIRVGPKVTLIKEGQRVGVGAQSYSCGDCKQCKNGNENYCQVLMIDTYGSEWPDTGIISQGGYSSHVRTHEHWVFPIPESLQSNLVAPMLCAGLTAYSPLVRNGAGPGKKVGIVGLGGIGHFGVMFAKALGAETWAISRSRAKEADARKLGADGYIATAEEGWEKSHLYSFDIVINCANSSKGFDLEKYLSMMDIHGRWISVGLPEEEGQVIKAQNLISNGVLIGASHIGNRQETLEMLQLAADKGLKGWVEELQIGSEGLKEAMERMKKGDVHYRFTMTGYDKEFA comes from the exons ATGCCGTATcccgaagaagccgagggGTTCCAGGTTGACAGCCCGAATACCTATACCGATTTCAAGAAGCGCTCT TTCAAATTGAAGCCGTTTGGCGATTATG ACGTCGACATCAAGATAGAAGCGTGCGGTGTCTGCGGTAGCGATGTACATACAATTAGCG GTGGATGGGGATCACAGAAATTCCCTCTTTGCGTTGGACATG AAATCATCGGCCGTGCCATCCGCGTTGGCCCCAAAGTGACCCTGATCAAAGAGGGCCAGcgcgtcggcgtcggcgcCCAGTCATATTCCTGCGGCGATTGCAAGCAGTGCAAGAACGGAAACGAGAACTATTGCCAGGTGCTCATGATCGACACATACGGCTCTGAGTGGCCCGATACTGGCATTATCAGCCAGGGTGGATACTCATCGCACGTCCGCACGCACGAGCACTGGGTCTTCCCCATCCCCGAGTCGCTGCAGAGTAACCTCGTCGCGCCAATGCTCTGCGCCGGACTGACCGCGTACTCGCCCTTGGTCCGCAATGGCGCCGGACCCGGCAAGAAAGTTGGTATTGTCGGTCTGGGCGGCATTGGGCACTTCGGTGTCATGTTCGCCAAAGCTCTGGGCGCAGAGACATGGGCGATCTCCCGGTCGCGGGCGAAGGAGGCGGATGCGCGAAAGCTAGGAGCCGATGGCTACATTGCTACAGCAgaggagggttgggagaAGTCTCATCTGTATTCCTTCGATATAGTTATCAACTGCGCGAACTCTTCCAAGGGATTTGATCTAGAGAAATACCTCTCCATGATGGATATTCATGGCCGATGGATCAGCGTTGGACTgcctgaggaggagggacAAGTAATCAAAGCGCAGAATTTGATTTCCAATGGTGTTTTGATCGGAGCCAGCCACATTGGAAACAGACAGGAGACGCTGGAGATGCTGCAGTTGGCGGCTGACAAGGGGCTAAAGGGGTGGgtggaagaactgcagaTTGGCAGCGAAGGCCTGAAGGAAGCGATGGAGCGGATGAAAAAGGGAGATGTGCACTATCGGTTTACCATGACGGGATATGACAAGGAGTTTGCATAG
- a CDS encoding dihydrodipicolinate synthase family protein (COG:E;~EggNog:ENOG410PHAW;~InterPro:IPR002220,IPR013785;~PFAM:PF00701;~go_function: GO:0003824 - catalytic activity [Evidence IEA];~go_function: GO:0016829 - lyase activity [Evidence IEA]): protein MPLTPLRPGVYAPTMTFFNPNTEDLDTPTIRKHAVRLAKAGLVGLVCMGSNGEAVHLTLEEKQTVIRETRAALDEANFKNVPVIAGASENSIRGTVQLTKDLAAAGAEYALIVPPSYYRYATGNDETLYEYFTAVADASPLPVILYNYPGAVAGIDMDSDLIICISQHPNVVGTKFTCANTGKLTRVARALHAIKPASPLAPTKSSVPVTKASAKHEYVAFGGIADFTLQTLASGGSAILAGGANVIPKLCVQIFTLWGEGRFTEAIEAQGLLSQADWVLTKAAIPGTKSAIQSYYGYGGYPRRPLGRLSDAQAKAVADGIKEALEVELKLPDVA, encoded by the coding sequence ATGCCTCTCACACCCCTCCGCCCCGGAGTGTACGCTCCAACAatgaccttcttcaaccccaacacAGAAGACCTCGACACCCCAACCATCCGGAAACACGCTGTGCGCCTCGCTAAAGCCGGCCTAGTCGGGCTCGTCTGCATGGGCTCTAACGGTGAAGCTGTCCATCTCACTCttgaagaaaaacaaaccGTTATCCGCGAAACCCGCGCcgccctcgacgaagccaaTTTCAAAAATGTCCCCGTCATCGCCGGAGCCTCAGAGAACAGCATCCGCGGCACAGTCCAACTAACCAAGGACCTCGCCGCCGCGGGTGCTGAGTACGCCCTTATCGTCCCACCAAGCTACTACCGCTACGCAACGGGCAATGACGAGACGCTGTATGAGTACTTCACAGCAGTCGCAGATGCCTCGCCTCTCCCTGTTATTCTGTACAACTACCCCGGTGCCGTCGCGGGCATTGATATGGACTCGGACctcatcatctgcatctcgCAGCATCCCAATGTCGTGGGCACGAAGTTCACCTGTGCCAACACGGGCAAGTTAACGCGGGTCGCGCGCGCCCTGCACGCCATCAAGCCTGCGTCCCCGCTTGCGCCTACAAAGTCCTCTGTTCCTGTTACCAAGGCTTCAGCAAAGCACGAGTACGTTGCCTTCGGCGGTATTGCCGACTTTACGCTGCAGACGTTGGCTTCTGGCGGGTCGGCAATTCTCGCTGGTGGCGCGAATGTTATACCCAAGCTCTGTGTGCAGATATTTACCCTGTGGGGTGAGGGTCGGTTTACGGAGGCGATAGAGGCGCAAGGTTTGTTGAGTCAGGCGGATTGGGTCCTTACGAAGGCTGCGATCCCAGGGACAAAGAGCGCGATTCAGTCTTACTATGGGTATGGGGGTTATCCGAGACGGCCATTGGGAAGGCTCAGTGACGCGCAGGCTAAGGCTGTTGCGGATGGGATTAAGGAAGCTTTGGAGGTGGAGCTTAAGCTGCCTGATGTTGCGTAA
- a CDS encoding Gfo/Idh/MocA family protein (COG:S;~EggNog:ENOG410PH6Y;~InterPro:IPR036291,IPR000683;~PFAM:PF01408;~go_function: GO:0016491 - oxidoreductase activity [Evidence IEA]): MAPPSVLMVGTGEYTTGYVGGTASGSDKKVGVVGLSLFDLRRRGKVADLSMVGVSGRKFPGIRDHLHKNITQVYNNLDTSFTSFPADNATDPDAYKAAIDALPKGSAITIFTPDPTHFPIAIYAIERGIHVLVTKPAVKTLPEHIALVEAARKHNVFVFVEHHKRFDPAYSDARAKAKNLGDFNYFYSYMSQPKFQLETFKAWAGKESDISYYLNSHHVDICDSMVGSDYTPVRVTASASTGTAVELGCVPETEDTITLLVDWKHKTEPGKVATGVYTASWTAPEKAGVHSNQYFHYMGANGEVRINQAKRGYDVTGDDSGLAWLNPFYMRYAPDEEGNFGGQTGYGYISFEKFIDAITALNEGRVTLDQLDARPLPTLKNTIATTAILHAGRVSLDEKRPVEIGEVDGKWAVK; the protein is encoded by the exons ATGGCCCCTCCCAGCGTGTTAATGGTAGGCACCGGCGAATACACCACCGGCTATGTCGGTGGTACCGCCTCCGGATCAGACAAGAAAGtgggtgttgttggactGAGTCTTTTTGATCTCCGCCGACGCGGAAAGGTAGCCGACCTCAGCATGGTAGGCGTCTCAGGACGCAAGTTCCCAGGAATCC GCGACCACCTCCACAAAAACATCACCCAAGTCTACAACAACCTCGacacctccttcacctcctTCCCCGCCGACAATGCCACCGACCCCGACGCCTACAAAGCCGCCATCGACGCTCTCCCCAAAGGTTCCGCAATCACAATCTTCACACCTGACCCAACCCACTTCCCCATCGCAATCTACGCCATCGAGCGCGGCATCCACGTCCTCGTCACCAAGCCCGCCGTCAAGACCCTCCCGGAACACATCGCGCTCGTCGAGGCCGCGCGCAAACACAAcgttttcgtcttcgtcgagcACCATAAGCGCTTCGACCCCGCCTACTCCGATGCCCGCGCAAAGGCCAAAAACCTCGGCGACTTCAACTACTTCTACTCCTACATGAGCCAGCCCAAGTTTCAGCTCGAGACCTTCAAGGCCTGGGCCGGCAAGGAGAGTGATATCTCCTACTACCTTAACAGCCACCATGTTGATATCTGCGACTCCATGGTTGGCAGCGACTATACCCCCGTTCGCGTGACCGCGAGCGCCTCAACAGGAACAGCCGTCGAGCTCGGCTGTGTCCCTGAGACAGAGGACACAATCACCCTGCTTGTGGACTGGAAGCACAAGACCGAGCCCGGGAAGGTCGCAACGGGCGTGTATACCGCTTCATGGACAGCGCCGGAGAAGGCCGGTGTCCACTCAAATCAGTATTTCCACT ACATGGGTGCCAACGGCGAAGTCCGCATTAACCAAGCTAAGCGCGGCTACGACGTCACAGGCGACGACTCTGGACTCGCCTGGTTAAACCC ATTCTACATGCGCTATGCCCCCGATGAAGAGGGTAACTTCGGTGGCCAAACGGGTTACGGGTACATAAGCTTCGAGAAGTTCATAGACGCAATCACGGCGCTAAACGAAGGCCGAGTGACGCTGGATCAGCTGGACGCGCGCCCACTACCGACGCTGAAGAATACGATTGCTACGACGGCGATTTTGCATGCGGGACGTGTGAGTTTGGATGAGAAGAGGCCTGTTGAGAttggggaggttgatggGAAGTGGGCTGTTAAATAG
- a CDS encoding uncharacterized protein (SECRETED:SignalP(1-19)), translating to MRLNTAISAIVMLATAVSGQHTVNCWGKALHADIKMFPEAISFIEHGPPTITVNPNGCKGLFCKDGMSVRFCTDSDEPRTMGKKNIADSVRVLSNECRDEYKGKTVAGGVVDHPDHWSVVVQGEDDLCKPLS from the coding sequence ATGCGTCTCAACACCGCCATTTCTGCCATTGTCATGCTGGCCACTGCCGTCTCCGGCCAACACACCGTCAACTGCTGGGGTAAAGCCCTGCACGCCGACATCAAAATGTTCCCGGAGGCTATCAGCTTCATCGAACACGGACCACCTACCATCACAGTTAACCCGAACGGGTGCAAGGGCCTATTCTGCAAGGATGGTATGAGCGTCCGCTTCTGTACCGACTCCGATGAGCCTCGCACCATGGGAAAGAAAAACATTGCCGACAGCGTCAGGGTTCTTTCCAATGAATGCAGGGATGAGTACAAGGGCAAAACCGTTgccggtggtgttgttgaccACCCTGACCACTGGTCTGTGGTTGTCCAGGGGGAGGACGACCTTTGCAAACCTCTTTCTTGA